A genomic region of Venturia canescens isolate UGA chromosome 7, ASM1945775v1, whole genome shotgun sequence contains the following coding sequences:
- the DMAP1 gene encoding DNA methyltransferase 1-associated protein 1 isoform X2 codes for MTDVRDILDIEVPCATELTKESILGNDKKNKRRYDYKVPKRPEGMHREVFALLCKDNNDVPPIYPTDTGTGYKQVRAKLGMKKVRPWKWTPFTNPARTDGAVFHHWRRVTDAGKEYPFAKFNKKVPIPSYTNAEYVQYLVKSNWTRAETDHLFELCRRFDLRFIIINDRWDRAKFPERSVEELKERYYHVCGALTRAKSHSEKIYSFDADHEKRRKEQLKKLFTRTPEQVEEEQTLLAELRKIEQRKKERDRKTQDLQKLITAADHQADPRKSERKSSKKNSSSSRNRPNKSDSSHVVETAGIKFPDLKNSGATLRSQRIKLPSSLGQKKMKGIEQMLNELQIELNPPPTEQICQQFNDLRSDIVLHYELRGALATCDYELQSLRHQYEALAPGKTLTIPPALLPKTDPEVKADIIDVVGSPNTPAISQ; via the exons ATGACGGACGTGCGCGATATTTTGGACATTGAAGTTCCATGTGCAACAGAATTGACAAAGGAGTCTATATTGGGTAATgataagaaaaacaaacgtCGTTATGATTACAAAGTGCCGAAACGTCCCGAGGGTATGCACCGCGAAGTGTTTGCACTATTGTGCAAAGACAATAATGATGTGCCACCGATTTACCCAACTGACACGGGAACTGGATACAAACAAGTACGTGCCAAACTGGGCATGAAAAAAGTGCGACCCTGGAAATGGACGCCATTCACTAATCCAGCTAGAACCGATGGTGCAGTATTTCACCATTGGCGCAGAGTGACCGATGCTGGCAAAGAATATCCTTTTgctaaattcaataaaaaagttCCGATTCCCAGTTATACCAATGCAGAATACGTACAATATTTGGTCAAAAGCAACTGGACTCGTGCAGAAACCGATCACCTTTTTGAATTGTGTAGACGGTTTGATCTTagattcattattattaacgATCGGTGGGATCGCGCTAAATTTCCAGAAAGGTCGGTGGAAGAACTCAAAGAAag ATATTATCATGTTTGCGGAGCACTTACTAGAGCAAAATCTCACTccgaaaaaatttactcaTTCGACGCCGATCATGAAAAGCGTCGAAAAGAACAGCTGAAAAAGCTTTTCACCCGTACACCAGAGCAAGTAGAAGAGGAACAAACATTGCTAGCTGAGTTAAGAAAAATTgagcagagaaaaaaagagagagatagaaaaacTCAGGATCTACAAAAATTAATAACTGCTGCGGATCATCAAGCAGATCCTAGAAAGAGTGAAAGGAAATCGTCCAAAAAGAACAGTAGTTCATCCAGAAATAGACCTAATAAATCAGATTCTTCCCAC GTCGTTGAGACAGCAGGGATCAAGTTTCCGGATTTGAAAAACAGTGGTGCAACACTCAGATCTCAGAGAATAAAACTACCAAGCAGTTTAggtcagaaaaaaatgaagggtATCGAGCAGATGTTGAACGAGTTACAGATTG AATTGAATCCACCACCTACGGAACAAATTTGCCAGCAATTCAATGATTTGAGAAGTGACATCGTTTTGCACTACGAACTTCGAGGTGCGCTAGCAACGTGTGATTACGAATTGCAATCGTTAAGACATCAGTACGAAGCGTTGGCACCCGGAAAG aCACTGACAATCCCACCGGCTCTATTACCTAAAACGGATCCTGAAGTAAAGGCTGACATAATAGACGTTGTTGGGTCACCGAACACTCCCGCGATCAGCCAATAG
- the DMAP1 gene encoding DNA methyltransferase 1-associated protein 1 isoform X1 gives MTDVRDILDIEVPCATELTKESILGNDKKNKRRYDYKVPKRPEGMHREVFALLCKDNNDVPPIYPTDTGTGYKQVRAKLGMKKVRPWKWTPFTNPARTDGAVFHHWRRVTDAGKEYPFAKFNKKVPIPSYTNAEYVQYLVKSNWTRAETDHLFELCRRFDLRFIIINDRWDRAKFPERSVEELKERYYHVCGALTRAKSHSEKIYSFDADHEKRRKEQLKKLFTRTPEQVEEEQTLLAELRKIEQRKKERDRKTQDLQKLITAADHQADPRKSERKSSKKNSSSSRNRPNKSDSSHTVKLQVVETAGIKFPDLKNSGATLRSQRIKLPSSLGQKKMKGIEQMLNELQIELNPPPTEQICQQFNDLRSDIVLHYELRGALATCDYELQSLRHQYEALAPGKTLTIPPALLPKTDPEVKADIIDVVGSPNTPAISQ, from the exons ATGACGGACGTGCGCGATATTTTGGACATTGAAGTTCCATGTGCAACAGAATTGACAAAGGAGTCTATATTGGGTAATgataagaaaaacaaacgtCGTTATGATTACAAAGTGCCGAAACGTCCCGAGGGTATGCACCGCGAAGTGTTTGCACTATTGTGCAAAGACAATAATGATGTGCCACCGATTTACCCAACTGACACGGGAACTGGATACAAACAAGTACGTGCCAAACTGGGCATGAAAAAAGTGCGACCCTGGAAATGGACGCCATTCACTAATCCAGCTAGAACCGATGGTGCAGTATTTCACCATTGGCGCAGAGTGACCGATGCTGGCAAAGAATATCCTTTTgctaaattcaataaaaaagttCCGATTCCCAGTTATACCAATGCAGAATACGTACAATATTTGGTCAAAAGCAACTGGACTCGTGCAGAAACCGATCACCTTTTTGAATTGTGTAGACGGTTTGATCTTagattcattattattaacgATCGGTGGGATCGCGCTAAATTTCCAGAAAGGTCGGTGGAAGAACTCAAAGAAag ATATTATCATGTTTGCGGAGCACTTACTAGAGCAAAATCTCACTccgaaaaaatttactcaTTCGACGCCGATCATGAAAAGCGTCGAAAAGAACAGCTGAAAAAGCTTTTCACCCGTACACCAGAGCAAGTAGAAGAGGAACAAACATTGCTAGCTGAGTTAAGAAAAATTgagcagagaaaaaaagagagagatagaaaaacTCAGGATCTACAAAAATTAATAACTGCTGCGGATCATCAAGCAGATCCTAGAAAGAGTGAAAGGAAATCGTCCAAAAAGAACAGTAGTTCATCCAGAAATAGACCTAATAAATCAGATTCTTCCCAC ACCGTAAAATTACAGGTCGTTGAGACAGCAGGGATCAAGTTTCCGGATTTGAAAAACAGTGGTGCAACACTCAGATCTCAGAGAATAAAACTACCAAGCAGTTTAggtcagaaaaaaatgaagggtATCGAGCAGATGTTGAACGAGTTACAGATTG AATTGAATCCACCACCTACGGAACAAATTTGCCAGCAATTCAATGATTTGAGAAGTGACATCGTTTTGCACTACGAACTTCGAGGTGCGCTAGCAACGTGTGATTACGAATTGCAATCGTTAAGACATCAGTACGAAGCGTTGGCACCCGGAAAG aCACTGACAATCCCACCGGCTCTATTACCTAAAACGGATCCTGAAGTAAAGGCTGACATAATAGACGTTGTTGGGTCACCGAACACTCCCGCGATCAGCCAATAG